A region of the Methylobacterium nodulans ORS 2060 genome:
CCGCGCGCTCTATCTCGGATCGTCGCTCTACCGCATCCACGGCTCGAACGAGCCCGAGACCATCGGCGCCGCCGTGTCCTCCGGCTGCATCCGCATGACGAACCGGGACGTGATCGATCTCTACGATCGGGTGAAGGTGGGCACCAAGGTGGTGGTGCTGCCCTGATCCGATCGCCGTGAAGGTGCCGGACCCGCCGGGAGACGGTCCGGCGCGTCGTGTCGTCAGCGCCGGGGCCGGTCGAGGCCGGCCCGCCGCAGCGCCTCCGCCAGGGCGCCATCGCCGGAGGGGCGCGGCTCCGGACGGGAGGGGCGCGGCGCAGGCTCCCGCCGGCCACCCTCGCGGCCCTGGCGAGCGCCGGCGGCATCATCGAGGCGCATGGTCAGCGAGATGCGCTTGCGCGGCACGTCCACGTCGAGGACCTTCACCTTCACCACGTCGCCGGGCTTCACCACATTGCGCGGGTCCTTCACGAAGCTGTTCGACAGGGCCGAGATATGGACGAGGCCGTCCTGGTGGACGCCGACATCCACGAAGGCCCCGAAGGCCGCGACATTCGTCACCACGCCTTCGAGCAGCATCCCGGGCTTGAGATCCGCGATGGTCTCGACACCCTCCCGGAAGGTCGCGGTGCGGAAGCTCGGGCGCGGGTCGCGGCCCGGCTTCTCCAGCTCCGCGATGATGTCGGTGACGGTCGGCAGCCCGAACGTGTCGTCCGTGAAGCTCTTCGGGTTCAGCCCGCGCAGCAGGGCCGTGTTGCCGATCACGCCCTTGATGTCGCTCTTCGTCGCCGCGAGGATCCGGCGCACCACCGGATACGCCTCCGGATGCACGCCCGACGCGTCGAGCGGGTCCTCGCCGCCGGTGATGCGCAGGAAGCCCGCTGACAATTCGAAGGCTTTCGGCCCGAGCCCGGCCACCTTCTTGAGCCCGCTGCGGCTGCGGAAGGGGCCGTTGGCGTCGCGGTGGACGACGATGTTCTGCGCCACGCGCTCGGTGAGGCCCGAGACCCGGGCGAGGAGCGGCGCCGAGGCGGTGTTGACGTCGACGCCGACGCCATTGACGCAATCCTCCACCACCGCGTCGAGGGAGCGCGACAGCTTCCCCTCCGCGAGGTCGTGCTGGTACTGGCCTACGCCGATCGAGCGCGGCTCGATCTTGACCAACTCCGCCAGGGGATCCTGCAGCCGCCGGGCGATCGACACGGCCCCGCGCAGCGACACGTCGAGATCCGGCAGCTCCTGGCTCGCATAGGCGGAGGCCGAGTAGACCGACGCGCCGGCCTCCGACACCACGACCTTGGTGAGCTTCAGCTCCGGATGCTTCTGCGCGAGTTCCGCCGCGAGACGGTCCGTCTCCCGCGAGGCGGTGCCGTTGCCGATCGCGACCAGCTCGACCTTGTGGAGGTGGCAGAGCCGCGCCAGCGTGGCGAGTGAACGGTCCCAGTCGCGCCGGGGCTCGTGCGGATAGATCGTGTCCGTGGCGACGACCTTGCCGGTCGCGTCCACCACCGCGACCTTCACGCCCGTCCGGTAGCCCGGATCGAGGCCCAGCGTCGGGCGTGCCCCCGCGGGCGCGGCGAGCAGCAGATCGCGCAGGTTGCCGGCGAAGACCCGCACCGCCTCCGTTTCGGCCGCTTCCCAGAGCCGCGCCCGCAGGTCGAGCTCGATCGACAACCGGAGCTTCGTCCGCCACGCCCAGCGCACCGTCTCGGCGAGCCAGCGGTCGCCCGGCCGCCCCTCGTCGCGGATCCCGTGCCGCAGCGCGATCCGGCCCTCGGAGAGGTTGGGCGCGCCGGGCTCCGCATTCGCCGGATTCTCATCAAGGCGCAGGTCCAGCACCTCCTCCTTCTCGCCCCGGAACAGGGCGAGCACCCGGTGCGAGGGGAGGCGGGTCAGCGGCTCGGAAAAGTCGAAATAGTCGGAGAACTTCGCCCCCGCCTCCGCCTTGCCCTCGCGCAGCGTCGAGACGAGGCGCCCGCGGCTCCAGAAGGATTCGCGCAGCGCCCCGATCAACTCCGCGTCCTCCGCGAAGCGCTCGACCAGGATGGCACGCGCCCCTTCGAGCGCGGCCTCCGGCGTTCCGACACCCTTCTCCGCGTTCACGAACGATGCGGCGGCGTCGAGCGGCGCGCGTCGCGGATCGGTGAGGAGCGCCTCCGCAAGCGGGCCGAGCCCAGCCTCGCGGGCGATCTGCGCCTTCGTGCGGCGCTTGGGCTTGTAGGGCAGGTAGAGGTCTTCGAGCCGCGCCTTGGTCTCGGCCGAGAGGATCTGCATGCGCAGCGCCTCATCGAGCTTGCCCTGGGCCTCGATGCTCTCGAGGATCGCCCGGCGGCGCTCGTCAAGCTCGCGCAGGTAGCGCAGGCGCTCCTCCAAGGTGCGCAGCTGCGCATCGTCGAGCGTGCCGGTCGCCTCCTTGCGGTAGCGGGCGATGAACGGGACCGTCGATCCGCCGTCGAGCAGATCGACCGCCGCCTTGACCTGCCATTCCTGCGCGCCGAGTTCGGCCGCGATGCGCTGGGTGATGCTCAGCATGTCCTGCCCTTGGGAACCCGGCGAGACGGCTCCGTCGGGCTTCGCCCGCGGGGCTTCGCCCCAAGGGGCGCTGCCCCTTGGGAAACCCCGCCGGAGGGCCTCAGGCCCTCCGGACTCCCCGAAGTCGCTCGCGGTGGGCGGTGTAGAGGCCGCTCGCCGCGATCACAAGGACGCCCAGGCCCATGAAGGCATCCGGGACCGAGCCGAAGGCGAAGGCGCCGATCAGCGCCGCCCAGACGATCTGGCTGTAGGAGAACGGCACCAGCGTCGAGGCCGGGGCGTGCCGGTAGGCGATCGTGACGATCCAGTGGCCGGTGGTCGAGATCAGGCCGATCGCCGCGCCGATCGCGACCTCCTTGAGGTTCGGGGTCGTCCAGACGGTCGGGACCACACAGGTGAGGAGCGCGAAGCCGACGAGAGCCGACCACGTCATCGTGGTCTGCGGCGCGTCGTAGCCGTTGATCTTGCGGGTGGCCACCAGGGCGAGGGCCCAGAACAGCGCCGAGGCGACGGGAAGCAGCGCCGCGGCCTGGAAGGCGCTGGTGCCCGGGCGCAGGATGATCAGCACGCCGCAAAGGCCGACGAGCGCGGCGATCCAGCGCCGCATGCCGATGGTCTCGCCGAGAAGCGGGATCGACAGGGCGGTGACGAAGAGCGGGGACACAAAGCTGATCGCCGTCGCCTCCGCCACCGGCAGGTAGCGCAGCCCGCAGAGGAAGAGCACCGCGGAGGCCACCAGGGCGAAGCCCCGCAGCAGCTGGAGCCCCGGCCGCGCGCTGCGGAACGGCGAGCGCCCGCGCTGCCTGGCGCCGCCGACCAGGGAAGCGGCCAGCATCACCACGACGAAGCCGGCATAGCGCAGCCACGCAATCTCGAGCGGCGGGAGCGACCCGGCGAGGTACTTCGCGGTCGCATCGGACGATGACAGGAAGACCGTCGACAGGATGACGAGCGCGATTCCGCGCAGCGGCTGATCCCCGATCAGGGACAGGGCGGGGCGCGACGGGAGGACGGCAGGAAGGCTGGGGGCGAGCGTGGCCACGGAACGACAGGGGCGGGAGAACGGGACCCGCTCAACTTACCACTGCTTGCCTCGACTGAGCCGTGACGATCCCGCGGAACGGCCATGCTGCCGGCTCAGCCCTGATTAAGGCCGGGTTTACCGGGTTGTGGCCAAACGAGGGCCAGGATCGCGCGGCGGCCCGGCCCGTCACGGCCGGGCGCCGCGCATGTTCAGGGCGCCTGACGGCACCAGTTCACCACCGGCCGGGTCGACCCTGACGGATGAAACCGGCCGCAAGGCCCCCGATGGCAGCCAACCCCGGCTCTCATGCTGAGGTGCTCCTTGCGATCTTCGATCGCCAGCACCTCAGCACGAGGAGCGGGGCGGCTGCCACGCCGGTCAGGTTCGATCGAGACAGAGCGAGCGCTGCGGCGTCGCATGCTCCATCTCACCCGCAGAGCCAGTTTCCCATTCAGGAGGTCAGCAGCATCGGAAGCCGCCGCGCCCGCCGGCCCCGAAGCGGGCGTTCTGCCGGTCGCGGAAGAACTCCGTCGGGGTCATCGGCTCCTGGTCCGGATGCGTCTTGCGGATATGCGCCACATAGGCGTCGTAATTGCCCTGGCCGACCATGAGCCGGGCTCCGTCGCAGACGCATTTCGTAAGGGTGGCCCAGCGTTGCCGCAGGGCCTCCGTCTGCAGGGCCATGGCCGCCTCACTCCGCCGGAGCCGGGACCGCGCCGCGCGTATCGGCTTCCAGCGCCGTCCAGGTCGTGGCCCGGTAGGCCGCGATGCAGGACTTCACCCCGAAGGCGACGATCGCCACGACCACCGCCACGAAGAGGAAGGCGAGCAGCGCGTCGATGCGGTCGTTGAACACGATCTGGTGCATCTGGTCGATCGACTTCGCCGGCGCCAGCACCTTGCCCTCGGCCACGGCCGAAGCGTAGCGGTCAGCATGGGAGAGGAAGCCGACGCGCGGATCGGCGGAAAACACCTTCTGCAGGCCGGCGGTGAGCGTGCAGGCCACGAGCCACAGGGTCGGCAGGATGGTGATCCAGGCGTAGCGCTCGCGCTTCATCTTGAAGATCACCACCGTGCAGAGGGTGAGCGCGATGGCGGCGAGCATCTGGTTCGAGATGCCGAAGAGCGGCCACAGGGTGTTCACGCCGCCGAGCGGGTCGGTGACGCCCTGATAGAGGAAGTAGCCCCAGGCCCCGACGCAGATCGCGGTCGCCAGGATGCTCGGCCCCCAGGAGGCCGTGTCCTTGAAGGCCGGCACCGCGACGCCGATCAGGTCCTGCAGCATGAACCGCCCCGCCCGGGTGCCCGCATCGACTGCCGTCAGGATGAACAGGGCCTCGAACAGGATGGCGAAGTGGTACCAGAACGCCATCATCGCCTTGCCGCCGATGACGTTCGAGATGATGTGGGCCATGCCGACCGCGAGGGTGGGGGCGCCGCCCGCCCGCGAGATCACCGTGTGCTCACCCACATCGGCGGCGGTCTGCTGGATGGTCGCCGGCACGATCGGGAAACCCATCTGGGTCACCGCCGCCGAGGCGGTCTCGGGCGTGGTGCCGATGATTGCAGTGGGCGAGTTCATGGTGAAGTAGACGCCCGGATCGATGACGCTCGCGGCGACGAGCGCCATCACGGCGACGAAGGATTCCATCAGCATGCCGCCATAGCCGATGAAGCGGGCATTGACCTCGTTGTCGATGAGCTTCGGGGTCGTGCCCGAGGCGATCAGGCTGTGGAAGCCCGAGACCGCGCCGCACGCGATGGTGATGAACAGGAACGGGAACAGCGAACCCGACCAGACCGGGCCGCTGCCGTCGACGAACTTGGTCACCGCCGGCATCTGCAGGTGCGGGGCGAGCACCAGGATGCCGAGGGCGAGGCCCACGATGGTGCCGATCTTGAGGAAGGTCGACAGATAGTCGCGCGGGGCGAGCAGCAGCCACACGGGCAGGATCGAGGCGACGAAGCCGTAGCCGATCAGCATCCAGCAGAGCTGCGTGCCCGTGAAGGTGAACATCCGCGACAGCGTCGGGTCGTTCGCGACTGTCTGGCCGTACACGATGGCGAGCATCAGGAGCACGAAGCCGAGGAGCGACACCTCGCCGATCCTGCCCGGCCGGATCCAGCGCGAATAGACGCCCATCAGCATGGCGATCGGGATCGTCGCCATCACCGTGAAGGTGCCCCAGGGGCTTTCGGCCAGCGCCTTCACGACGATGAGGGCGAGCACCGCCAGGATGATCACCATGATCAGGAAGGCGCCGAACAGCGCGACGATGCCCGGGACGATGCCGAGTTCGGTCCGGATCAGCTCGCCGAGCGAGCGCCCGTCGCGGCGCATCGACACGAACAGGACCATGAAATCCTGCACGGCGCCGGCCAGCACCACGCCCGCAATGATCCAGAGCAGGCCGGGCAGGTAGCCCATCTGCGCGGCGAGCACCGGGCCCACCAGCGGGCCGGCGCCCGCGATCGCCGCGAAATGGTGCCCGAACACCACGTATTTGTCGGTGGGCACGTAATCGAGCCCGTCGTTGTGCCGCACGGCCGGGGTCGGGCGGTTCGGGTCGAGCCGCATCACGTGGGTGGCGATGTAGAGCGAATAGTAGCGGTACGCGATCAGGTAGATCGACACCGCGGCAACGACGATCCAGAGGGCGTTGACGGTCTCGCCGCGGGTCGTGGCGATGATGGCGAGCGCGGCGGCACCCAGGGCGCCGACGAGGGCCCATGGCCCGTGCTTCTGGATGGCTGTCATGCGAGCGAGTCTCCCGAGGGGGGCGGTCCGGCAGCGGACGGCCGTTTAGTTTCCCGGGACATTAACCGCTTTTAGACTCTCGCATAAGCACCCGCGG
Encoded here:
- a CDS encoding Tex family protein, producing the protein MLSITQRIAAELGAQEWQVKAAVDLLDGGSTVPFIARYRKEATGTLDDAQLRTLEERLRYLRELDERRRAILESIEAQGKLDEALRMQILSAETKARLEDLYLPYKPKRRTKAQIAREAGLGPLAEALLTDPRRAPLDAAASFVNAEKGVGTPEAALEGARAILVERFAEDAELIGALRESFWSRGRLVSTLREGKAEAGAKFSDYFDFSEPLTRLPSHRVLALFRGEKEEVLDLRLDENPANAEPGAPNLSEGRIALRHGIRDEGRPGDRWLAETVRWAWRTKLRLSIELDLRARLWEAAETEAVRVFAGNLRDLLLAAPAGARPTLGLDPGYRTGVKVAVVDATGKVVATDTIYPHEPRRDWDRSLATLARLCHLHKVELVAIGNGTASRETDRLAAELAQKHPELKLTKVVVSEAGASVYSASAYASQELPDLDVSLRGAVSIARRLQDPLAELVKIEPRSIGVGQYQHDLAEGKLSRSLDAVVEDCVNGVGVDVNTASAPLLARVSGLTERVAQNIVVHRDANGPFRSRSGLKKVAGLGPKAFELSAGFLRITGGEDPLDASGVHPEAYPVVRRILAATKSDIKGVIGNTALLRGLNPKSFTDDTFGLPTVTDIIAELEKPGRDPRPSFRTATFREGVETIADLKPGMLLEGVVTNVAAFGAFVDVGVHQDGLVHISALSNSFVKDPRNVVKPGDVVKVKVLDVDVPRKRISLTMRLDDAAGARQGREGGRREPAPRPSRPEPRPSGDGALAEALRRAGLDRPRR
- a CDS encoding YbdD/YjiX family protein; the protein is MALQTEALRQRWATLTKCVCDGARLMVGQGNYDAYVAHIRKTHPDQEPMTPTEFFRDRQNARFGAGGRGGFRCC
- a CDS encoding DMT family transporter, which translates into the protein MATLAPSLPAVLPSRPALSLIGDQPLRGIALVILSTVFLSSSDATAKYLAGSLPPLEIAWLRYAGFVVVMLAASLVGGARQRGRSPFRSARPGLQLLRGFALVASAVLFLCGLRYLPVAEATAISFVSPLFVTALSIPLLGETIGMRRWIAALVGLCGVLIILRPGTSAFQAAALLPVASALFWALALVATRKINGYDAPQTTMTWSALVGFALLTCVVPTVWTTPNLKEVAIGAAIGLISTTGHWIVTIAYRHAPASTLVPFSYSQIVWAALIGAFAFGSVPDAFMGLGVLVIAASGLYTAHRERLRGVRRA
- a CDS encoding carbon starvation CstA family protein; the encoded protein is MTAIQKHGPWALVGALGAAALAIIATTRGETVNALWIVVAAVSIYLIAYRYYSLYIATHVMRLDPNRPTPAVRHNDGLDYVPTDKYVVFGHHFAAIAGAGPLVGPVLAAQMGYLPGLLWIIAGVVLAGAVQDFMVLFVSMRRDGRSLGELIRTELGIVPGIVALFGAFLIMVIILAVLALIVVKALAESPWGTFTVMATIPIAMLMGVYSRWIRPGRIGEVSLLGFVLLMLAIVYGQTVANDPTLSRMFTFTGTQLCWMLIGYGFVASILPVWLLLAPRDYLSTFLKIGTIVGLALGILVLAPHLQMPAVTKFVDGSGPVWSGSLFPFLFITIACGAVSGFHSLIASGTTPKLIDNEVNARFIGYGGMLMESFVAVMALVAASVIDPGVYFTMNSPTAIIGTTPETASAAVTQMGFPIVPATIQQTAADVGEHTVISRAGGAPTLAVGMAHIISNVIGGKAMMAFWYHFAILFEALFILTAVDAGTRAGRFMLQDLIGVAVPAFKDTASWGPSILATAICVGAWGYFLYQGVTDPLGGVNTLWPLFGISNQMLAAIALTLCTVVIFKMKRERYAWITILPTLWLVACTLTAGLQKVFSADPRVGFLSHADRYASAVAEGKVLAPAKSIDQMHQIVFNDRIDALLAFLFVAVVVAIVAFGVKSCIAAYRATTWTALEADTRGAVPAPAE